One stretch of Paenibacillus sp. AN1007 DNA includes these proteins:
- a CDS encoding S-layer homology domain-containing protein yields MYIMKELTKKLASSIMVLTLMLSSSGGMAFATPQPDQDTQVSVTSTEDDSTNMPSDTPEDTSTPPSDGEQTNASLIANDDILPSTIKGKNYVQILFSDLLKNDTAIPSEGSNELSVIGFSDAVGGEVKQYGQMFDFVPDKSFSGTASFKYIISDGLQTSTASVSFEVMPRTTVTTVTSSPNSSKQGEMVRIQVRIESDPRTTGDLHGTLILKDDNKELANLTVNPHGISNGYTLVNYETSSLIIGDHPLTAEYNGDALFEPSTTTKAYIHVVTDGSVPKPAPMPDPTPAPTPTPGPSPTPGPSPTPAPTPTPEPSPTPAPTLTPAPTPTPAPAPTPAPAPTPEEAADKFFKKTVFKPGIDITLTLESKIKEAQKNKSMVSAPKDTKNHWAEQTIDVFTKLNIIKGYEDSSIRPDQNMSRGEFVAILSRIFEVEGTNKVTLKDVKGHWAEEAILQFSRAGIISGNNSGTFLPNKSITREQMIVILSRIVDFQEVNQNSNKVQSDAFQMAAEAGLMNRDKQGDLNLHGTASRAEALQLILNTLKLNSKIKTMLELL; encoded by the coding sequence ATGTACATCATGAAAGAACTAACCAAAAAACTGGCATCATCCATTATGGTGCTGACCTTGATGCTGTCAAGTTCAGGTGGAATGGCTTTTGCAACGCCGCAGCCTGATCAAGACACTCAAGTTTCAGTAACGTCTACTGAAGACGATTCAACAAACATGCCCTCGGATACCCCTGAAGACACATCGACTCCGCCTAGTGACGGAGAGCAAACGAATGCTTCATTGATTGCAAACGACGATATCCTTCCATCTACGATTAAGGGTAAAAATTATGTTCAGATATTATTTTCCGATCTTTTAAAAAATGATACTGCTATTCCCAGCGAGGGCAGCAATGAACTCAGCGTTATTGGGTTTAGTGATGCAGTAGGCGGAGAAGTAAAGCAATATGGTCAAATGTTTGATTTTGTACCTGATAAAAGTTTTTCGGGAACTGCTTCATTTAAATATATAATTAGTGATGGGCTTCAGACATCGACAGCATCAGTCAGTTTTGAGGTGATGCCTAGAACAACCGTAACTACTGTAACAAGTTCACCCAATTCGTCAAAACAAGGTGAGATGGTACGGATACAAGTGAGAATTGAATCTGATCCTAGAACAACTGGAGATTTACACGGTACACTTATCCTGAAAGATGATAATAAAGAATTAGCAAATCTCACAGTAAATCCGCATGGTATTTCTAACGGTTACACATTAGTGAACTATGAGACCAGCAGTTTAATTATTGGAGATCATCCTCTTACTGCTGAATATAACGGGGATGCTTTGTTTGAACCAAGCACTACAACTAAAGCATATATCCATGTCGTAACTGATGGCAGTGTGCCGAAACCTGCACCAATGCCTGACCCTACGCCAGCACCGACGCCGACACCAGGGCCGTCACCGACACCAGGGCCGTCACCGACACCAGCACCGACGCCGACACCAGAGCCGTCACCGACACCAGCACCGACGCTGACACCGGCACCAACACCGACGCCAGCACCAGCACCAACGCCAGCACCAGCACCGACGCCAGAAGAGGCTGCAGACAAATTCTTTAAAAAGACGGTATTTAAACCAGGTATTGATATTACGCTGACTCTGGAATCCAAAATCAAAGAGGCTCAAAAAAACAAAAGTATGGTATCAGCTCCGAAAGATACAAAAAATCATTGGGCTGAACAAACGATAGATGTCTTCACGAAACTGAACATCATTAAAGGTTACGAAGACAGTTCGATTCGGCCGGATCAAAATATGTCACGTGGGGAGTTTGTGGCAATTCTTTCTCGCATTTTTGAGGTTGAAGGAACAAACAAAGTTACTCTAAAAGATGTAAAAGGACATTGGGCTGAAGAGGCTATCTTACAATTTTCGAGAGCCGGAATTATATCTGGAAACAACAGTGGGACATTCCTGCCTAACAAATCAATAACTCGGGAACAAATGATCGTGATTTTATCAAGAATTGTTGACTTTCAAGAAGTCAATCAAAACTCTAATAAAGTCCAATCGGATGCCTTCCAAATGGCCGCGGAAGCAGGATTAATGAATCGCGATAAGCAGGGAGATTTAAATCTGCATGGAACAGCTTCGAGGGCAGAAGCGCTGCAGCTGATTCTGAACACACTCAAGCTTAACTCTAAAATTAAAACGATGCTGGAACTGCTGTAA
- a CDS encoding CHAP domain-containing protein encodes MRLDTEGIIQTKNNRIDKVHRAVRDMSNEGFLGQEDVWLQLAGVSNFASLLAARRGKDRELAAITGLLHGCYLYRTGMKDFSGPNSADSARQLLRELQLFSQEELCIILQSIFYQEQYEQIHGPYEEILKDAVLIQKVSSPGEALVNRTEKDRLHHVMQELGMTHEDYAADSEADNEDLQDDSEGRRTLLADYAEKLAKQEIIGIPEDERFREICKYWPDTDIYAVLKANWCAAFVYHCCMQVGIKLPIRYPNHTYRLAGVGAWLDWSRSSETGFFHNDREGGFKPGRGDLVIYEKLLSDDSHDHIGIVLSCEDDYLLVAEGNVDNQNYSGIINRSRERCILGYIRISDDYRFHFQGEYSPF; translated from the coding sequence ATGAGGCTGGATACAGAAGGTATCATACAGACTAAAAATAATAGAATAGATAAGGTTCATCGTGCAGTTCGCGACATGTCTAATGAAGGCTTTTTAGGTCAAGAGGACGTATGGCTGCAGCTTGCAGGCGTCTCCAACTTCGCTTCTTTGCTTGCTGCTCGGAGAGGTAAGGATCGGGAGTTGGCTGCGATCACGGGTTTGCTTCACGGATGTTACCTCTATAGAACGGGAATGAAAGACTTTTCTGGACCTAACAGTGCAGATTCCGCAAGGCAGCTGCTTCGGGAGCTGCAGTTATTCAGTCAGGAAGAGCTATGTATCATACTGCAATCTATTTTTTATCAAGAGCAGTATGAGCAGATTCATGGACCGTATGAAGAGATTCTAAAAGATGCTGTTCTGATACAAAAAGTTTCCTCTCCTGGGGAAGCGCTCGTAAACCGAACAGAGAAAGACAGATTACATCATGTAATGCAGGAGCTTGGCATGACACATGAGGATTATGCTGCGGATTCAGAAGCTGACAATGAAGATTTGCAGGATGATTCGGAGGGAAGACGGACACTTCTTGCTGATTATGCAGAAAAGCTGGCTAAACAAGAGATTATCGGCATTCCAGAGGATGAACGCTTTCGGGAAATTTGCAAGTATTGGCCGGATACAGATATATACGCCGTTCTTAAAGCGAATTGGTGCGCAGCATTTGTGTATCATTGCTGTATGCAGGTGGGGATTAAACTGCCCATTCGTTATCCGAATCATACCTATCGACTAGCTGGAGTAGGGGCTTGGCTGGACTGGTCCAGATCATCTGAGACGGGATTTTTCCATAATGATCGAGAAGGCGGCTTTAAGCCAGGTCGTGGTGATTTGGTTATATATGAAAAGCTTCTGTCTGATGACTCACATGATCACATTGGCATTGTTTTGTCCTGCGAAGATGATTATTTGCTCGTCGCTGAAGGAAATGTCGATAATCAAAACTACTCGGGGATCATTAATCGATCCAGAGAACGTTGTATTCTCGGGTATATTCGAATCAGCGACGATTACCGATTTCATTTTCAAGGGGAATACAGTCCGTTCTAA
- a CDS encoding L-lactate dehydrogenase, whose amino-acid sequence MTTIAALKPSRVVIIGMGAVGTTTGYTLMLRQRSSELVFVDVNHDKATGEMLDMNHGLPFTGGVKVWAGDYSDCKDADIIIITAGASQKPGETRIDLLKKNASIFKDIIDRITEVNSHGILLIATNPVDILSYTSWKQSGWPASRVIGSGTLLDSARFRYLIGKNKGIDPRSIHAHIIGEHGDSEVPVWSLANVAGTDLELDEETQQEIFNSTKNAAYEIINAKGATSYAIALALDRIVAAILGNEGSVLNVSTLLEDYNGVSDVYLGVPCVVDRHGVREILPLPLNETEKLAFQASASKLKEQIAGLE is encoded by the coding sequence ATGACAACCATTGCAGCATTGAAGCCCAGCCGTGTCGTTATTATCGGTATGGGTGCAGTAGGAACAACAACGGGATACACGCTTATGCTTAGACAGCGTTCGTCCGAGTTGGTCTTCGTGGATGTGAATCATGATAAAGCAACCGGCGAAATGCTGGATATGAACCACGGCCTGCCATTTACCGGAGGTGTAAAGGTATGGGCTGGTGACTATTCAGACTGTAAGGATGCCGACATTATTATTATTACGGCAGGTGCTTCACAAAAGCCAGGCGAGACCCGAATTGATCTGCTGAAGAAAAATGCAAGCATTTTCAAAGATATTATTGATCGGATCACGGAAGTGAACTCTCACGGTATTTTGTTGATTGCTACGAATCCTGTCGATATCTTATCCTATACTTCATGGAAACAAAGCGGCTGGCCGGCTTCCCGGGTCATTGGCTCCGGTACTTTGCTTGACAGTGCACGATTCCGCTATCTCATTGGTAAAAATAAAGGCATCGATCCACGCAGCATTCACGCGCACATCATTGGTGAGCATGGCGATTCCGAGGTGCCTGTCTGGAGTCTAGCGAACGTTGCAGGCACGGACCTTGAACTGGACGAAGAAACCCAACAGGAGATCTTTAACAGCACCAAAAATGCGGCGTACGAAATTATTAATGCCAAAGGTGCTACATCCTATGCAATCGCTCTGGCATTAGACCGTATTGTGGCTGCCATCCTGGGTAATGAAGGCTCCGTTCTGAACGTGTCAACACTGCTCGAAGACTACAACGGCGTGTCTGATGTATATCTGGGCGTACCTTGTGTTGTAGATCGCCATGGTGTGCGTGAAATTCTGCCACTGCCATTGAATGAAACCGAAAAATTGGCTTTTCAGGCATCGGCGAGCAAATTAAAAGAACAGATTGCTGGACTGGAATAA
- a CDS encoding tyrosine-type recombinase/integrase codes for MIHEEIREQYADELEAFHIWMKDAGYTGHTVKSYTGDVLEFLISIQGKSLEQVKKLHVLAYLSRARERGVSDATRNRKHAAVNCFYKSLIELEVLTNNPASGIKKSKTEKNRAPVFLDEGGLTRFLQSVEGKYRTRNLAVFLLMGYMGLRVGEVHALNCKDYNPERRTLDVFGKGRKWRSIPVPETVAEVLSRALQERLNPWRGEKEEALFVSQKGKRLSIRSIQLISTETFERFQQEAPAHQRQSYSSHKLRHSFATMMLRRGADLRTVQELLGHASIQTTTVYTHVTSREKEEAMALLDVKLPVSKMVN; via the coding sequence ATGATCCACGAAGAGATTCGAGAGCAGTACGCTGATGAACTGGAGGCTTTTCATATCTGGATGAAAGATGCCGGATACACGGGACATACCGTCAAATCCTATACAGGAGATGTGTTGGAATTCCTCATATCGATCCAGGGGAAATCTTTGGAGCAGGTGAAAAAGCTGCATGTGCTGGCTTATCTTTCTCGCGCAAGGGAACGCGGCGTAAGTGACGCTACCCGGAATCGTAAACATGCGGCAGTCAACTGCTTCTACAAGTCCCTCATTGAACTGGAAGTGTTAACGAATAATCCGGCATCTGGCATCAAAAAGTCCAAAACGGAGAAAAACCGTGCCCCCGTCTTCCTGGATGAGGGCGGCTTGACCCGCTTTCTTCAATCGGTCGAGGGCAAGTACCGCACGCGTAATCTGGCCGTTTTTTTGCTTATGGGTTATATGGGACTCAGGGTTGGAGAAGTTCATGCACTCAACTGCAAAGACTACAACCCCGAGCGGCGCACGCTCGATGTGTTCGGCAAAGGGCGGAAATGGCGTTCAATCCCTGTACCCGAAACCGTCGCAGAAGTACTTTCTCGGGCTCTTCAAGAGCGTCTGAATCCATGGCGAGGAGAGAAAGAGGAAGCCCTGTTTGTATCGCAAAAAGGAAAGCGTCTATCCATTCGCAGCATTCAGCTCATCTCAACGGAAACGTTCGAACGCTTCCAACAGGAAGCGCCGGCTCATCAGCGCCAAAGCTATTCGAGTCATAAGCTGCGCCACTCGTTTGCCACGATGATGCTGCGGCGCGGGGCGGATCTACGCACCGTGCAGGAGCTGCTCGGACATGCTTCCATTCAAACGACAACGGTATACACGCATGTTACCAGCCGTGAGAAAGAAGAGGCGATGGCTTTGCTGGATGTAAAACTTCCCGTCAGTAAAATGGTGAATTAA
- a CDS encoding DUF2500 domain-containing protein yields MGIESSWMFDLFGTVFPVAFVLILGIVLLSMGKEVWRWGRNNAEPLLTVHSRITSRRVKVSQSDSSSAAAARSLYYVTFEVESGDRLEFKVNGEEYGMCAEGDEGRLSFKGTRYIGFERTNRLYTERLRG; encoded by the coding sequence ATGGGCATTGAATCATCCTGGATGTTTGATTTGTTTGGAACCGTCTTTCCGGTGGCATTTGTCCTGATTCTGGGTATCGTGCTGTTATCAATGGGGAAAGAAGTATGGAGGTGGGGGCGCAACAATGCAGAGCCTCTGCTGACCGTACACTCACGAATTACCAGCAGACGGGTAAAGGTGAGTCAGTCAGATTCCAGTAGTGCGGCTGCCGCACGATCATTGTATTATGTCACCTTTGAAGTGGAGAGCGGCGATCGGTTGGAATTCAAAGTAAATGGTGAAGAGTACGGCATGTGCGCAGAGGGAGATGAAGGACGGCTATCGTTCAAGGGAACCCGGTATATTGGATTTGAACGAACCAATCGTCTGTATACCGAACGTCTGCGTGGTTAA
- a CDS encoding phosphotransferase — MELKIKNLMNDRILDEAAAKFGLNLGDVTSIGGFQNFVYEYMKKDRPYILRLTHSSHRTIDSVCGEVEWVQYLHNHGLSVSKPVPSVQNSLAEVLHMKDFYFTAVSFEKAPGQKIFYPECMNNDTLAEKCGEITGQLHQLSRSFEPSSEAYTRHDWTKNSYLSTMKKFIPADQVNVFESAERLIRQIHTLKKGTAYGLIHGDINVGNFLIDEKCLTLFDFDECQYSWYIEDIAIQIFYMVYVVLDDSIQERNMQARRFLKHFLKGYERYSKVHEESLRQLHLFLRLREFIVYVGMYRSFDLEHLDDWTVTYLSESRERLEKGIPIVDELY; from the coding sequence ATGGAACTCAAAATAAAAAATCTGATGAATGACCGCATTCTGGACGAAGCCGCGGCTAAATTTGGACTTAACTTGGGAGATGTTACTTCCATCGGTGGTTTTCAGAATTTCGTCTATGAATATATGAAAAAGGACAGGCCGTATATTCTCCGATTAACCCATAGTTCGCATCGAACCATCGACTCCGTATGCGGAGAAGTAGAGTGGGTGCAGTATTTGCATAATCACGGTTTATCTGTGAGTAAGCCTGTACCCTCTGTACAGAACAGCTTGGCCGAGGTACTGCATATGAAAGATTTCTATTTTACAGCTGTATCTTTCGAGAAAGCTCCCGGTCAGAAGATATTTTACCCCGAGTGCATGAACAATGATACGCTTGCGGAGAAATGCGGTGAGATCACAGGTCAGCTGCATCAGCTCTCTCGAAGCTTTGAACCCAGTAGTGAGGCATACACACGCCATGATTGGACGAAGAATTCGTATCTATCAACTATGAAAAAGTTCATTCCGGCTGATCAAGTCAACGTGTTTGAGAGTGCTGAGAGACTTATAAGACAGATTCATACTTTGAAAAAGGGTACTGCCTACGGCCTAATTCACGGTGATATTAATGTAGGTAACTTCCTGATAGATGAGAAGTGTTTAACTCTATTTGATTTTGATGAATGTCAGTACAGCTGGTACATAGAAGATATCGCTATTCAGATTTTTTACATGGTCTATGTAGTGCTCGATGATTCCATCCAAGAGCGTAACATGCAGGCGCGCAGATTTCTAAAGCATTTTCTCAAAGGTTATGAACGCTATAGCAAGGTGCATGAAGAATCTTTGCGGCAGCTTCATTTGTTTCTCAGATTAAGAGAATTCATCGTGTATGTCGGGATGTATCGCAGCTTTGATTTAGAACATTTGGATGACTGGACGGTAACCTATTTGAGCGAAAGCCGTGAAAGGCTGGAGAAAGGTATCCCGATTGTAGATGAGCTGTACTGA
- a CDS encoding C39 family peptidase, with product MILNIVLWLVIIWLIYHYFSIPKKDYINSVNTPASFFITSPNRTEVQKNVECAAFSSAFVLRHFGIESDGNQLYRTYPRKLLDGTFYPKAITVFFKKLGYPAAYLRGDVHTLRKQISRGVPVILFIKVHPDKRFQHFVPVVGYDETHFYLAESLDFKRNCDEAHYNRKISVSELESLWKTWLPFSRNSYMVIEPKPDSLGQSA from the coding sequence ATGATACTTAATATTGTGCTGTGGCTGGTCATCATCTGGTTAATTTATCACTATTTTAGCATTCCGAAGAAAGATTACATCAACAGCGTGAATACACCTGCTTCATTTTTCATTACGTCTCCAAACAGGACCGAGGTACAAAAAAATGTGGAATGTGCTGCCTTTTCCAGTGCGTTTGTATTGAGGCATTTTGGCATCGAGTCAGATGGCAATCAGCTGTATCGAACGTATCCGCGAAAACTATTGGATGGCACCTTTTATCCCAAAGCGATCACTGTTTTTTTCAAAAAGCTGGGGTACCCGGCTGCGTATCTGCGCGGTGATGTACATACGTTAAGAAAGCAGATCAGCCGCGGTGTGCCTGTCATTCTATTTATCAAGGTCCATCCGGATAAGAGATTTCAGCACTTTGTGCCGGTCGTGGGATATGATGAAACTCATTTTTATCTGGCCGAGTCCCTGGATTTCAAGCGCAATTGTGACGAAGCACATTACAACCGAAAGATTAGCGTAAGCGAGCTGGAGTCATTGTGGAAAACATGGCTTCCTTTCAGTCGAAACTCCTATATGGTTATTGAGCCTAAACCTGATTCTCTAGGTCAATCTGCGTAA
- a CDS encoding GNAT family N-acetyltransferase: MNYIIRQAVLQDLPGLCSVRNNEKLFRSYLNQQENNKVILVAAAAEDIDHVILGFGLLKLHGMQVPKLSDLYVKEEFRGQGAGSAMIKYREKCAIGLGFNEIFVSVDPVENPKMIKLITSHGYQAITEPYTKEAVYYNEDGSGYKKTYIRVDLKKQLL; this comes from the coding sequence ATGAACTACATCATAAGACAAGCTGTGCTGCAGGACCTACCAGGGCTTTGTTCTGTCAGGAACAATGAGAAGTTATTTCGCTCATATTTGAATCAGCAGGAGAATAACAAAGTTATATTAGTGGCTGCAGCAGCAGAGGATATAGATCACGTTATTCTGGGGTTTGGTTTGCTTAAACTGCATGGTATGCAGGTCCCCAAATTAAGTGATTTGTACGTTAAGGAGGAGTTTCGCGGTCAAGGTGCTGGATCAGCAATGATAAAGTATAGAGAGAAGTGTGCCATAGGACTGGGGTTTAACGAAATATTTGTAAGCGTTGATCCTGTCGAAAATCCCAAAATGATTAAACTTATCACTTCTCACGGCTATCAGGCCATCACAGAACCGTATACGAAAGAGGCGGTCTACTACAATGAAGATGGTTCAGGCTATAAGAAAACGTACATACGAGTTGATCTGAAAAAACAGCTGCTGTAG
- a CDS encoding phosphotransferase has translation MQIEDIPSEILGQIGNVRHVILPRQGHTSTVAVLDTFDRKYVIKKTEHELYNEWLSDEYRALQVLEGTGLPVPKTHSFYADQQSRWLLMDHLEGISLRQYLASDPDRMNRERAIASFGHSLKQLHEYPCPMEWRQSDQDWLDSMLIKAANNLAHYSVDGTEELLSSLRKNRPSSVQPTLIHGDFTMDNVIVRDGEVIGIIDWAGASCGDPRYDVALATRPKANAFEDQWDKEIFYDAYGRLRLTDEEYRYFEDGIYNFF, from the coding sequence ATGCAGATCGAAGATATTCCGTCCGAAATATTGGGGCAGATCGGTAATGTGAGGCATGTCATTTTACCGCGACAGGGACATACGTCTACTGTGGCTGTTCTGGATACATTCGATCGGAAATATGTGATTAAAAAAACGGAGCATGAACTCTACAATGAATGGCTATCGGATGAGTACAGAGCACTTCAGGTTCTAGAAGGCACAGGCCTGCCTGTTCCGAAAACGCATTCATTTTACGCGGATCAGCAATCCAGATGGCTGTTGATGGATCATCTGGAAGGAATCTCATTGAGGCAGTATCTTGCCAGTGATCCAGACCGCATGAACAGGGAGAGAGCCATTGCCAGCTTCGGACACAGCCTTAAACAGCTGCATGAATATCCGTGCCCCATGGAATGGCGGCAATCTGACCAAGATTGGCTTGACAGCATGCTCATCAAAGCAGCGAATAATCTGGCTCATTACTCCGTGGATGGAACTGAGGAACTGCTGTCCTCTTTGAGAAAGAATAGACCTAGTTCGGTCCAGCCGACCTTAATTCACGGGGATTTTACTATGGATAACGTGATCGTCCGTGACGGTGAAGTAATTGGAATTATCGACTGGGCCGGAGCTTCCTGCGGTGATCCCCGATATGACGTCGCTTTAGCCACGCGGCCTAAAGCGAATGCATTTGAGGATCAGTGGGACAAAGAGATCTTCTATGATGCCTATGGTAGGTTACGATTGACAGACGAAGAATATCGTTACTTCGAAGACGGGATATATAACTTTTTTTAA
- a CDS encoding GNAT family protein has product MLPFQVNDSIELKLIQSQDRDELYALIDKNRAVLREWLLWVDRRQSPDDLDAVIQVWSRNYEERNGFDAGVWFNKTLVGMLGLHYIDWKNKATSIGYFLSESAQGKGIITTSIEKLIPYLFNDLKLNRIIIQCAESNIKSRAIPEKIGFISEGTSRQAQWLYDHYENIVTYSLLSSDWQEGISR; this is encoded by the coding sequence ATGTTACCCTTTCAAGTGAATGATTCAATTGAGTTAAAATTAATTCAATCTCAAGATCGAGATGAGTTATATGCCTTAATTGATAAGAACAGAGCAGTTTTAAGAGAGTGGCTGCTTTGGGTTGATCGCCGGCAATCTCCTGACGATTTAGACGCTGTCATACAAGTCTGGTCACGTAATTACGAAGAGAGAAATGGTTTTGACGCGGGAGTCTGGTTCAATAAAACATTGGTTGGCATGTTGGGTTTACACTACATAGATTGGAAAAATAAAGCGACAAGCATTGGATACTTTTTATCGGAATCCGCACAAGGAAAAGGAATCATTACGACTTCCATTGAGAAATTGATTCCGTATTTGTTTAACGATCTGAAGTTAAATCGAATTATCATCCAATGTGCAGAGAGTAACATCAAAAGCAGAGCCATACCAGAGAAGATCGGATTTATAAGCGAAGGTACGTCCAGACAGGCTCAGTGGTTATACGATCACTATGAAAACATTGTGACGTACAGCTTGTTGTCCAGTGACTGGCAGGAAGGAATTTCGAGATGA
- a CDS encoding histidine phosphatase family protein: protein MAKLGIIRHGVTDWNDQYRAQGHTDIPLNAEGRRQAQLLSNRIGSEQWHVIYSSDLSRALETAAIIGEANSIEIRVDERLREMDCGQIEGTTEQERVDRWGYGWSKLDLGIESQQSIVNRGRQCLADLADRHSNQNILVVSHGAFLSFTLRRLLSHIDITENLSNTSVTLLHSGQPWWDCSLYNCTKHLSAL from the coding sequence ATGGCTAAGTTAGGAATTATCCGGCATGGCGTAACCGACTGGAATGATCAATACAGGGCACAAGGACACACAGATATCCCGCTCAATGCAGAAGGACGAAGACAGGCGCAGCTGCTCTCAAACCGGATCGGTTCTGAGCAGTGGCATGTCATTTATTCAAGTGACCTGTCAAGAGCGCTGGAAACGGCAGCAATTATTGGTGAAGCTAATTCAATCGAAATTCGAGTGGATGAGCGATTGCGAGAAATGGACTGTGGACAGATTGAAGGTACAACAGAGCAGGAACGTGTCGATCGGTGGGGATACGGCTGGTCGAAGTTGGATCTTGGTATCGAGTCACAGCAATCCATTGTAAATAGAGGCAGACAGTGTCTGGCTGATCTGGCTGACCGCCATTCGAATCAGAACATATTAGTGGTGAGTCACGGGGCATTTCTCAGCTTCACGTTGAGAAGACTTCTTTCTCATATAGATATCACAGAAAATCTGTCTAACACGTCGGTAACCCTTCTGCACAGTGGGCAGCCTTGGTGGGATTGCTCCTTATATAACTGTACGAAACATTTATCAGCATTGTAA
- a CDS encoding AAA family ATPase produces the protein MSKRPLFVITGASGTGKTTVSSHVRQLLPEFDVFDMDIIDNVDWQIAKENWLRVAYSISLSGRGTILCGTMVPENIASSKYIDQFDQIHYVNLHCDDHVREARLQARGWNEDAIEDHRNFANWLLQHADTAFNPAMPTIDTTDLSSEEAAKQIERWVRQNWK, from the coding sequence ATGAGTAAACGACCTTTATTTGTAATTACAGGTGCGAGCGGTACTGGAAAAACAACGGTATCATCGCATGTTCGCCAGCTTTTGCCTGAATTTGACGTCTTTGATATGGATATCATCGATAACGTAGATTGGCAGATTGCCAAGGAGAACTGGCTGCGCGTTGCTTACAGCATATCATTAAGCGGGAGAGGTACTATTTTATGCGGCACAATGGTACCTGAAAATATTGCATCCTCCAAATATATTGATCAATTCGATCAGATTCACTACGTGAACCTGCACTGTGATGATCACGTACGCGAGGCCCGGTTACAAGCAAGAGGTTGGAACGAAGATGCGATTGAGGACCACCGTAACTTTGCGAACTGGCTGCTGCAGCATGCGGATACCGCCTTTAATCCGGCCATGCCGACAATCGATACAACGGATCTGTCTTCCGAAGAGGCGGCAAAACAAATCGAGCGGTGGGTTAGACAGAACTGGAAGTGA
- a CDS encoding HAD family hydrolase, translating into MKFPIVVVDLDGTLLKANKEVSERSIKAILNCASRGLKFIFATARPPRAVKVFLPKPLLKLGSFVYYNGAYIDCIHTGNNIHKAITPALTAEVLDYCLACNPDLDISLEVRDEWMSLKPYDAGTMMNVKGQPIVRSLTELKQQEASKILFTGNLGRAAFQKRFEAKLNILVTDAGELTQVSALNASKEEAVSLICDAMGASLQDVMVFGDDVNDIGLFDRCGWPVAMGNAIEALKCRAKEITDTNEHDGVAIILERLCR; encoded by the coding sequence ATGAAATTTCCGATAGTCGTTGTAGATTTGGATGGAACACTTTTGAAAGCCAACAAAGAAGTATCTGAGCGCAGCATCAAAGCCATTTTGAATTGTGCCAGCCGTGGTCTGAAATTTATATTTGCAACGGCGCGTCCGCCGAGGGCAGTGAAGGTTTTTTTACCGAAGCCCCTGCTTAAACTGGGGTCATTTGTTTATTACAATGGCGCATATATCGACTGTATACATACTGGTAATAACATTCATAAGGCGATTACACCTGCGCTGACTGCTGAAGTTCTGGATTATTGTCTGGCTTGCAATCCGGATCTGGACATCAGTTTAGAAGTGAGAGACGAATGGATGAGTTTGAAGCCTTATGATGCAGGGACGATGATGAATGTAAAAGGGCAGCCGATCGTCAGATCGTTGACGGAACTTAAGCAGCAGGAGGCATCCAAAATTCTGTTTACAGGAAATCTGGGCAGGGCTGCTTTTCAAAAAAGGTTTGAAGCAAAATTAAATATTTTGGTCACAGACGCAGGAGAACTTACGCAGGTCTCGGCGCTAAACGCTTCCAAAGAAGAGGCTGTTTCGCTAATATGTGACGCCATGGGAGCTTCGCTGCAGGATGTCATGGTGTTTGGGGATGATGTCAACGATATCGGTTTGTTTGATCGGTGCGGCTGGCCAGTCGCGATGGGAAATGCCATTGAAGCGCTCAAATGCAGAGCCAAAGAGATCACAGATACGAACGAACATGATGGAGTCGCTATCATTTTGGAGAGGCTGTGTCGTTAA